The following are encoded in a window of Vigna radiata var. radiata cultivar VC1973A unplaced genomic scaffold, Vradiata_ver6 scaffold_312, whole genome shotgun sequence genomic DNA:
- the LOC106755235 gene encoding glutathione S-transferase F10-like: MVVKVYGPIYGCPKRVVVCLIEKEIEFEGVHVDLFKGENKEPEFLKLQPFGSLPVIQDGDYTLYESRAIIRYFAEKYKDQGTDLLGKTIEEKGLVEQWLEVEAHNFHPPIYDLVINLLFAPLMGDPSDQKVIEESDKKLEKVLDVYEERLSKSKYLAGDFFSLADLSHLPFGHYLVNQTGRGNLVRERTHVSAWWDEISNRPSWKKVLQLYKYAV; the protein is encoded by the exons ATGGTGGTGAAGGTGTACGGTCCAATTTATGGATGCCCCAAAAGGGTGGTTGTGTGTCTGATTGAGAAGGAAATTGAGTTTGAAGGAGTGCACGTTGATCTCTTCAAAGGAGAGAATAAGGAACCCGAGTTCCTTAAGTTGCAG CCATTTGGATCACTTCCTGTTATTCAAGATGGTGATTATACTCTCTATG AATCTCGTGCAATAATCAGATACTTTGCAGAGAAGTATAAAGACCAAGGAACTGACTTGTTGGGAAAGACAATAGAAGAAAAGGGTCTTGTGGAACAATGGCTTGAAGTGGAAGCTCATAACTTTCACCCACCAATCTACGACTTGGTTATCAATCTTCTGTTTGCCCCATTAATGGGTGATCCCTCAGACCAAAAGGTGATAGAAGAGAGTGATAAAAAGCTTGAGAAGGTGCTTGATGTTTATGAGGAGAGGCTCTCAAAAAGCAAGTACTTGGCTGGTGATTTCTTCAGCCTTGCTGATCTTAGCCATCTCCCATTTGGTCATTATTTAGTGAACCAAACTGGAAGGGGGAATTTGGTGAGAGAGAGGACGCATGTGAGTGCTTGGTGGGATGAAATCAGTAACAGACCATCTTGGAAGAAGGTTCTTCAGTTATACAAATACGCTGTCTAG